A genomic segment from Microcella flavibacter encodes:
- a CDS encoding isoprenyl transferase: MRPIDWTGEHPPAVPAAAVPKHVAIVMDGNGRWANLQGLTRIEGHRAGEASLLDVVAGAIQLGVTHLSVYAFSTENWSRSPEEVRFLMGFNREVLRRRRDQLDAWNVRIRWSGRRPRLWRSVVSELEEAERRTAGNTGLTLTMCVNYGGRIELVDAVRRIAEEAAAGRIAPARITERTIGAHLYEPDAPDVDLFVRSSGEQRTSNFLLWQSAYAEMVFLDTLWPDFRRRHLWAAIESYAGRDRRFGGAVDKPAEPAPGE, encoded by the coding sequence CTGCGCCCGATCGACTGGACGGGCGAGCATCCCCCCGCCGTGCCCGCCGCCGCGGTGCCGAAGCACGTCGCGATCGTCATGGACGGCAACGGCCGCTGGGCCAATCTGCAGGGCCTCACCCGCATCGAGGGCCACCGCGCCGGCGAGGCGAGCCTGCTCGACGTCGTCGCGGGCGCCATCCAGCTCGGCGTCACCCACCTCAGCGTCTACGCCTTCTCGACCGAGAACTGGAGCCGCAGCCCCGAGGAGGTGCGGTTCCTCATGGGCTTCAACCGCGAGGTGCTGCGCCGCCGCCGCGACCAGCTCGACGCCTGGAACGTGCGCATCCGCTGGTCGGGCCGCCGCCCGCGGCTGTGGCGCAGCGTCGTCTCCGAGCTCGAGGAGGCCGAGCGCCGCACCGCCGGCAACACCGGCCTCACCCTCACGATGTGCGTCAACTACGGCGGCCGCATCGAGCTGGTGGATGCCGTGCGCCGCATCGCGGAGGAGGCCGCGGCCGGCCGCATCGCGCCTGCCCGCATCACCGAGCGCACGATCGGCGCCCACCTCTACGAGCCCGACGCCCCCGACGTGGATCTCTTCGTGCGGTCGAGCGGCGAGCAGCGCACGAGCAACTTCCTGCTCTGGCAGAGCGCCTACGCCGAGATGGTGTTCCTCGACACGCTGTGGCCCGACTTCCGGCGCCGGCACCTGTGGGCGGCGATCGAGTCGTACGCGGGGCGCGACCGGCGCTTCGGCGGAGCGGTGGACAAGCCCGCCGAGCCCGCGCCGGGGGAGTAG
- a CDS encoding NUDIX hydrolase — protein sequence MSTSAASIDLAVSTVIFALRTDERGASSVWLPLVRRIREPHLDCWALPGGPVDALESLESSARRNLLETTQLEPAYLEQLYAFGDVDRSPDRRVVSIVYWALVRAEEAERVTAGENVRWFAADALPELAFDHNLIVDYALWRLRTKMEYSRIAQAFLGDQFTLAELRGVYEAVLQKPLDPANFRRQVESSGDVVATDEVVTGGRHRPPRLYRYVGDVQLVDAGPLTPRIPA from the coding sequence ATGAGCACCAGTGCAGCATCCATCGATCTCGCCGTGTCGACCGTCATCTTCGCCCTGCGCACCGACGAGCGCGGCGCCTCGAGCGTGTGGCTGCCCCTCGTGCGCCGCATCCGCGAGCCGCACCTCGACTGCTGGGCGCTGCCCGGCGGCCCGGTCGACGCGCTCGAGAGCCTCGAGTCGTCCGCCCGCCGCAACCTGCTCGAGACGACGCAGCTCGAGCCCGCGTACCTCGAGCAGCTCTACGCCTTCGGCGACGTCGACCGCTCGCCCGACCGCCGCGTCGTGTCGATCGTCTACTGGGCGCTCGTGCGCGCCGAGGAGGCCGAGCGGGTGACCGCGGGCGAGAACGTGCGCTGGTTCGCGGCGGATGCCCTGCCCGAGCTCGCGTTCGACCACAACCTCATCGTCGACTACGCCCTGTGGCGACTGCGCACGAAGATGGAGTACTCGCGCATCGCGCAGGCGTTCCTCGGCGACCAGTTCACGCTCGCCGAGCTGCGCGGCGTGTACGAGGCCGTGCTGCAGAAGCCGCTCGACCCGGCGAACTTCCGTCGTCAGGTCGAGTCCTCCGGCGACGTCGTCGCGACCGACGAGGTCGTCACCGGCGGCCGCCACCGCCCTCCCCGCCTGTATCGATACGTCGGCGACGTCCAGCTCGTCGACGCCGGCCCGCTCACCCCGAGGATCCCCGCATGA
- a CDS encoding P-loop NTPase family protein — MPPPLRLPERALVTMRAGDARVVIAGASGAGKSTLAREISARTGIPHVEIDALHWGAGWTSRPEFLDDARAFVAEDRWITEWQYRRARDLVVARATVLVWLDLPFPLVLARVVRRTAQRRRRRTELWNGNVEPGLRHALLNPEGVIRWSVATRRKYAPLIAALETTAPHVAIIRLRRRRDARMLLRALGPASHVDNSGESC; from the coding sequence GTGCCTCCGCCACTGCGCCTTCCCGAGCGGGCGCTCGTCACGATGCGGGCCGGAGACGCGCGCGTCGTCATCGCCGGCGCGTCCGGTGCGGGCAAGTCGACGCTCGCGCGAGAGATCAGCGCGCGCACGGGGATCCCCCACGTCGAGATCGACGCCCTGCACTGGGGCGCCGGGTGGACGTCGAGACCGGAGTTCCTCGACGACGCCAGAGCCTTCGTCGCCGAAGACCGCTGGATCACCGAGTGGCAGTACCGGCGCGCCCGCGACCTCGTCGTCGCTCGGGCCACCGTGCTCGTCTGGCTCGACCTGCCCTTCCCGCTCGTGCTCGCTCGCGTCGTGCGACGGACGGCCCAGCGGCGCCGGCGCCGCACGGAGCTGTGGAACGGGAACGTGGAGCCCGGCCTCCGGCACGCACTGCTGAACCCCGAGGGCGTGATCCGGTGGTCCGTCGCGACGCGGCGGAAGTACGCGCCGCTGATCGCGGCGCTGGAAACGACGGCGCCGCATGTCGCAATCATCCGGCTCCGCCGCCGGCGCGACGCTCGGATGCTCCTGCGAGCCCTCGGCCCGGCCTCCCACGTCGACAACTCAGGAGAATCCTGCTGA
- the nadA gene encoding quinolinate synthase NadA: MTLDTTIRAITNGTAPGDTCTPDLAKGPWEFDAMPGYGPGSSMFDVIPTGSPRQGGLPREYQDAPAEELRERILTAKRTLGDRLVVLGHFYQRDEVVEHADFLGDSFQLANAALTKPDAEYIVFCGVHFMAETADILARPEQKVILPNLAAGCSMADMADIDSVMAAWEELEAVYGTEPDAEGRVPIIPVTYMNSSAALKAFCGERGGIVCTSSNAKTVLEWAFERGQRVLFFPDQHLGRNTAKAMGVPTDLMPMWNPRKALGGSSTQELMDAKVVLWHGFCSVHKRFTVGQIEQARAEHPDVRVIVHPECPMAVVDAADEAGSTDYIRRAVAGATEPTTFAIGTEINMVNRLAAEFPQHTIFCLDPVICPCSTMYRIHPGYLAWVLEELVAGRVVNSIEVDERVQSGARVALERMLAAKPRD, translated from the coding sequence ATGACGCTCGACACGACCATCCGCGCCATCACGAACGGCACGGCCCCCGGCGACACGTGCACCCCCGACCTCGCGAAGGGGCCGTGGGAGTTCGATGCGATGCCCGGCTACGGCCCCGGCTCGTCGATGTTCGACGTCATCCCGACGGGCTCGCCCCGGCAGGGCGGCCTGCCCCGCGAGTACCAGGATGCTCCCGCCGAGGAGCTGCGCGAGCGCATCCTCACCGCCAAGCGGACGCTCGGCGACCGCCTCGTCGTGCTCGGGCACTTCTACCAGCGCGACGAGGTCGTGGAGCACGCCGACTTCCTCGGCGACTCCTTCCAGCTCGCGAACGCGGCCCTGACGAAGCCCGATGCCGAGTACATCGTCTTCTGCGGCGTTCACTTCATGGCCGAGACGGCCGACATCCTCGCCCGGCCCGAGCAGAAGGTCATCCTGCCGAACCTCGCCGCCGGCTGCTCGATGGCCGACATGGCCGACATCGACTCGGTCATGGCCGCGTGGGAGGAGCTCGAGGCCGTCTACGGCACCGAGCCCGACGCCGAGGGCCGCGTGCCGATCATCCCCGTCACCTACATGAACTCCTCGGCGGCGCTCAAAGCCTTCTGCGGCGAGCGCGGCGGCATCGTCTGCACCTCCTCGAACGCGAAGACCGTGCTCGAGTGGGCCTTCGAGCGCGGGCAGCGGGTGCTGTTCTTCCCCGACCAGCACCTCGGCCGCAACACCGCGAAGGCGATGGGCGTGCCCACCGACCTCATGCCGATGTGGAACCCGCGCAAGGCGCTCGGCGGCTCCAGCACCCAAGAGCTCATGGACGCGAAGGTCGTGCTCTGGCACGGCTTCTGCAGCGTGCACAAGCGGTTCACCGTGGGGCAGATCGAGCAGGCCCGCGCGGAGCATCCCGATGTGCGCGTCATCGTGCACCCGGAGTGCCCGATGGCCGTCGTCGACGCCGCCGACGAGGCGGGCTCGACCGACTACATCCGCCGCGCCGTGGCCGGTGCGACGGAGCCGACGACCTTCGCGATCGGCACCGAGATCAACATGGTCAACCGGCTCGCCGCCGAGTTCCCGCAGCACACGATCTTCTGCCTCGACCCCGTAATCTGCCCCTGCTCGACGATGTACCGCATCCACCCCGGCTACCTCGCCTGGGTGCTGGAGGAGCTCGTCGCCGGCCGCGTCGTCAACAGCATCGAGGTGGACGAGCGCGTGCAGTCCGGCGCCCGCGTCGCCCTCGAGCGCATGCTCGCCGCGAAGCCGCGCGACTGA
- the recO gene encoding DNA repair protein RecO: protein MPTYRDEAVVLRTHKLGEADRIVTMLSRQHGKIRAVAKGVRRTGSRFGSRLEPFMVVDVQLYQGRSLDIVQQAESLGAYGEDIVSDYGRYTAASVMVETADRVTGDDGGGIQQYLLLVGALRSLSRGEHDPSLTLDSYLLRSLSIAGWAPSFGDCAVTGAPGPHRSFVVQLGGMVADEAAPPGAPRVSPPALALLSALMTGDWDVADGSDDRARQQASGIIAAYAQFHLERGLRSLPHVDRDARASIPVHPADDLAIGSTA, encoded by the coding sequence GTGCCCACCTACCGAGACGAAGCCGTCGTGCTGCGCACCCACAAGCTGGGTGAGGCCGACCGCATCGTCACGATGCTGAGCCGCCAGCACGGCAAGATCCGCGCGGTGGCGAAGGGCGTGCGCCGCACCGGCAGCCGGTTCGGATCCCGCCTCGAGCCGTTCATGGTCGTCGACGTGCAGCTCTACCAGGGCCGCAGCCTCGACATCGTGCAGCAGGCCGAGTCGCTCGGCGCGTACGGCGAGGACATCGTGAGCGACTACGGCCGGTACACGGCCGCGAGCGTCATGGTCGAGACGGCCGATCGCGTGACGGGCGACGACGGCGGGGGCATCCAGCAGTACCTGCTGCTCGTCGGAGCCCTGCGCTCGCTCTCGCGCGGCGAGCACGACCCGAGCCTCACGCTCGACTCGTACCTGCTGCGGTCGCTCTCGATCGCGGGATGGGCGCCGAGCTTCGGCGACTGCGCCGTCACCGGCGCGCCCGGCCCGCACCGGTCGTTCGTGGTGCAGCTCGGCGGCATGGTCGCCGACGAGGCCGCGCCGCCCGGGGCGCCGAGGGTGAGCCCGCCCGCGCTCGCGCTGCTCTCGGCGCTCATGACCGGCGACTGGGACGTCGCCGACGGCAGCGACGACCGCGCGCGCCAGCAGGCGAGCGGCATCATCGCGGCCTACGCGCAGTTCCACCTGGAGCGGGGTCTGCGCTCGCTGCCCCACGTCGATCGCGATGCGCGCGCGAGCATCCCCGTGCACCCGGCCGACGACCTCGCGATCGGCAGCACCGCGTGA
- a CDS encoding cysteine desulfurase family protein gives MTDRLIDLDQSATTAVRRSVLEAMWPHLTGGYGNPSSTHALGRAAASALQDARARVAAACGVRPAQVVFTSGGTEADNLAVIGLTLGSVRAGRDRHIIVGAVEHEAVLEAADHLRRWHDVEVTLAPVDNSGVVDVAAVRAALRPGTALVSVQHANNEVGTLQPLRLLGAAAHEVGALLHVDAVQTAGWVSLDPVKTPELSTADAISISGHKLGAPKGVGALILRTAAPLEPLVHGGGQERDRRSGTENVAGAVGLATALELAEAERDGAAVDAVAARRDRFIAHVLEAVPEARLTGHPENRLPGHASFVVEGLGGEPLLIALDDRGIICSSGSACAAGRDDPSPVLLAMGFEPDLARTALRFSFGTATTEEELDAAVAALRDSAAGLRALR, from the coding sequence ATGACCGACCGCCTCATCGACCTCGACCAGTCGGCCACGACGGCGGTGCGCCGCTCCGTGCTCGAGGCGATGTGGCCGCACCTGACCGGCGGCTACGGCAACCCCTCGAGCACGCACGCGCTCGGTCGCGCGGCCGCGTCGGCGCTGCAGGATGCCCGCGCCCGCGTCGCCGCCGCCTGCGGGGTGCGCCCGGCGCAGGTGGTCTTCACCAGCGGCGGCACGGAGGCCGACAACCTCGCCGTCATCGGCCTGACCCTCGGAAGCGTCCGAGCCGGCCGTGACCGCCACATCATCGTGGGGGCCGTCGAGCACGAGGCCGTGCTCGAGGCCGCCGACCATCTGCGCCGCTGGCACGACGTCGAGGTGACCCTCGCGCCCGTCGACAACTCAGGAGTCGTCGACGTCGCGGCCGTCCGCGCCGCGCTTCGGCCGGGCACCGCGCTGGTCAGCGTGCAGCACGCGAACAACGAGGTCGGCACCCTGCAGCCCCTGCGGCTGCTGGGCGCGGCGGCGCACGAGGTCGGGGCGCTGCTGCATGTCGACGCCGTGCAGACGGCGGGGTGGGTCTCGCTCGACCCGGTGAAGACTCCTGAGTTGTCGACGGCCGACGCGATCAGCATCAGCGGGCACAAGCTCGGCGCGCCGAAGGGCGTCGGTGCGCTCATCCTGCGCACCGCCGCGCCGCTCGAGCCGCTCGTGCACGGCGGCGGGCAGGAGCGCGACCGGCGCTCGGGCACGGAGAACGTCGCCGGCGCCGTCGGGCTCGCGACCGCGCTCGAGCTCGCCGAGGCCGAGCGCGACGGGGCCGCCGTGGACGCGGTCGCCGCACGCCGCGACCGCTTCATCGCGCACGTGCTCGAGGCCGTGCCCGAGGCCCGGCTCACCGGGCATCCCGAGAACCGCCTGCCCGGCCACGCCTCGTTCGTCGTCGAGGGGCTGGGCGGCGAGCCGCTGCTCATCGCGCTCGACGACCGCGGCATCATCTGCTCCAGCGGCTCGGCCTGCGCGGCCGGCCGCGACGACCCCTCGCCGGTGCTGCTGGCGATGGGGTTCGAGCCCGACCTCGCTCGCACGGCCCTGCGCTTCAGCTTCGGCACGGCGACGACCGAGGAGGAGCTCGACGCCGCGGTCGCCGCGCTGCGCGACTCGGCGGCCGGGCTGCGCGCCCTGCGCTGA
- a CDS encoding L-aspartate oxidase translates to MRVVIIGSGLAGQLAALRLADGPGLSASTTQEIVLVTGGRLPSGSSLWAQGGIAAATGADDAPESHTADTIAAGAGLTDPAVAAALCADGPAAVAELIARGVVFDRDADGELSRGLEAAHSRRRVLHAGGDATGSVIVTALSARIRESRVEVRERTLVTRILTEGGRATGVELDGPEGRSTLTADAVVLATGGAGALYPHTTNPETSIGSGIVLAYAAGAAVADLEFVQFHPTVLAGGGLVSEAVRGEGAVLRDESGRRFMLDVDARAELAPRDIVARAIAATMAAQGGRPVQLDATGLGGASALAARFPTIDRLVRRLGIDWATELVPVTPAAHYAMGGVLADLDGRTTVAGLFAIGETAATGVHGANRLASNSLLEAAVSAMRCAALLQQEPTVWGAPLPVPAAAEPAAAVGATLASDPGRVVPSATPFGAALPTPSATRSAAASTAPSPTPSTTQEIPIRLLAAPGRDDLLTHGSDPLSGEEIRQLAWQHLGLVRDGVSLASLRSRLAGSRPADALATTLLPLARLVTEAALARVESRGAHFRSDAPATDPAAAVRSAWMRAMAASPELSTTGVPAAASPAAADATAAAATAAADDIPAPTTPAGALA, encoded by the coding sequence GTGCGCGTCGTCATCATCGGCAGCGGCCTCGCGGGGCAGCTCGCCGCGCTGCGCCTGGCCGACGGGCCGGGCCTCTCCGCGTCGACAACTCAGGAGATCGTGCTCGTCACGGGCGGGCGCCTGCCCTCGGGCTCGAGTCTCTGGGCGCAGGGCGGGATCGCCGCGGCGACGGGCGCCGACGATGCTCCTGAGTCTCACACCGCCGACACGATCGCGGCCGGCGCCGGACTCACCGACCCCGCCGTCGCCGCCGCGCTCTGCGCCGACGGCCCGGCCGCGGTCGCGGAGCTGATCGCCCGCGGCGTCGTCTTCGACCGGGACGCCGACGGCGAGCTCTCCCGTGGTCTCGAGGCCGCGCACTCCCGCCGGCGCGTGCTGCACGCCGGCGGCGATGCGACCGGCTCGGTCATCGTCACGGCCCTCAGCGCCCGCATCCGCGAGAGCCGCGTCGAGGTGCGCGAGCGCACCCTCGTCACGCGCATCCTCACCGAGGGCGGACGCGCGACCGGCGTCGAGCTCGACGGGCCCGAGGGCCGCAGCACGCTCACGGCCGATGCCGTCGTGCTCGCCACCGGGGGAGCGGGGGCCCTCTACCCCCACACCACCAACCCCGAGACCTCGATCGGCTCGGGCATCGTGCTCGCCTACGCCGCCGGGGCCGCCGTCGCCGACCTTGAGTTCGTGCAGTTCCACCCGACGGTGCTCGCCGGCGGCGGGCTCGTCTCCGAGGCCGTCCGCGGCGAGGGCGCCGTACTGCGCGACGAGAGCGGCCGCCGCTTCATGCTCGACGTGGATGCCCGTGCCGAGCTCGCTCCGCGCGACATCGTCGCCCGCGCCATCGCCGCCACCATGGCCGCGCAGGGCGGCAGGCCCGTGCAGCTCGACGCCACCGGCCTCGGAGGCGCGAGCGCCCTCGCCGCCCGCTTCCCCACGATCGACCGGCTCGTGCGCCGGCTCGGCATCGACTGGGCGACCGAGCTCGTGCCGGTGACGCCCGCCGCGCACTACGCGATGGGCGGCGTGCTCGCCGACCTCGACGGGCGCACCACCGTGGCCGGCCTCTTCGCGATCGGCGAGACGGCGGCGACCGGCGTGCACGGCGCGAACCGGCTCGCCTCGAACTCGCTGCTCGAGGCGGCGGTCTCGGCGATGCGGTGCGCGGCGCTGCTGCAGCAGGAGCCCACGGTGTGGGGCGCGCCTCTACCGGTCCCGGCGGCGGCGGAGCCCGCTGCCGCGGTCGGGGCGACGCTCGCGAGCGATCCGGGGCGGGTCGTGCCGTCGGCGACCCCGTTCGGGGCCGCCTTGCCGACCCCGTCGGCGACACGGTCGGCGGCCGCGTCGACTGCCCCGTCGCCGACTCCGTCGACAACTCAGGAGATCCCGATCCGGCTCCTCGCCGCGCCCGGTCGCGACGACCTCCTCACCCACGGCAGCGACCCCCTCTCCGGGGAGGAGATCCGACAGCTCGCCTGGCAGCACCTCGGGCTCGTCCGCGACGGCGTCTCGCTCGCCTCACTGCGCTCCCGGCTCGCGGGATCCCGGCCCGCCGACGCCCTCGCGACCACGCTCCTCCCGCTCGCCCGGCTCGTCACCGAGGCCGCTCTCGCCCGCGTCGAGTCGCGCGGGGCGCACTTCCGCTCCGACGCCCCGGCGACCGATCCGGCAGCAGCGGTGCGCTCCGCCTGGATGCGCGCGATGGCAGCGTCTCCTGAGTTGTCGACGACGGGCGTGCCCGCCGCCGCATCCCCGGCAGCCGCCGACGCGACCGCCGCCGCCGCGACCGCCGCCGCCGACGACATTCCCGCCCCCACGACCCCCGCAGGAGCCCTCGCATGA
- the leuA gene encoding 2-isopropylmalate synthase translates to MQNRQQPSGLPIHKYAPYQSVLPVDLPDRTWPTKTITQAPRWCAVDLRDGNQALIDPMSPERKRIMFDLLVRMGFKEIEVGFPSASQTDFDFVRSLIEDDLIPDDVTIQVLTQSRESLIARTYESIKGAKRAIVHFYNSTSALQREVVFRTDVAGVKEIALQGARWCKQYEATVPGTEIFYEYSPESYTGTELETALEICNAVLDELQPTPERQVIINLPATVEMATPNVYADSIEWMHRRLAHRENVLLSLHPHNDRGTAVAAAELGYLAGADRIEGCLFGNGERTGNVDLVALGINLMTQGIDPQLDFSDLDEIKRTAEYCNQLKVHERSPWAGDLVYTAFSGSHQDAIKKGFEAMDARAAAEGVGVDDLVWAVPYLPVDPKDLGRSYEAVIRVNSQSGKGGVAYLLKTDHKLDLPRKLQIEFSGVVQAKTDAEGGEVTSEQIWEIFQDEYLPAASADEKWGRFELLSTRTASDMTGEVRLDATLRDGESIDGVTATGNGPIAAFLSIMQEEGISIRLFDYVEHALSAGGDALAASYVELEVDGRTLWGVGIDADISTASLKAVVSAVNRAIRLEAPDRELVEA, encoded by the coding sequence ATGCAGAACCGCCAGCAGCCCTCCGGACTGCCCATCCACAAGTACGCGCCGTACCAGTCGGTGCTGCCCGTCGACCTGCCCGACCGCACGTGGCCGACGAAGACCATCACGCAGGCCCCGCGCTGGTGCGCCGTCGACCTGCGCGACGGCAACCAGGCCCTCATCGACCCGATGAGCCCCGAGCGCAAGCGCATCATGTTCGACCTGCTCGTGCGCATGGGGTTCAAGGAGATCGAGGTGGGGTTCCCCTCGGCGTCGCAGACCGACTTCGACTTCGTGCGCAGCCTCATCGAGGACGACCTCATCCCCGACGACGTCACCATCCAGGTGCTGACGCAGTCGCGCGAGTCGCTCATCGCCCGCACCTACGAGTCGATCAAGGGCGCCAAGCGCGCCATCGTGCACTTCTACAACTCGACGAGCGCGCTGCAGCGCGAGGTCGTGTTCCGCACCGACGTCGCCGGCGTCAAGGAGATCGCGCTGCAGGGCGCGCGCTGGTGCAAGCAGTACGAGGCGACCGTGCCCGGTACCGAGATCTTCTACGAGTACAGCCCCGAGAGCTACACCGGCACCGAGCTCGAGACCGCGCTCGAGATCTGCAACGCCGTGCTCGACGAGCTGCAGCCGACGCCCGAGCGCCAGGTCATCATCAACCTGCCCGCGACCGTCGAGATGGCGACGCCCAACGTCTACGCCGACTCCATCGAGTGGATGCACCGCCGCCTGGCGCACCGCGAGAACGTGCTGCTGAGCCTGCACCCGCACAACGACCGCGGCACCGCCGTCGCCGCCGCCGAGCTCGGCTACCTCGCCGGAGCCGACCGCATCGAGGGCTGCCTCTTCGGCAACGGCGAGCGCACCGGCAACGTCGACCTCGTCGCGCTCGGCATCAACCTGATGACGCAGGGAATCGACCCGCAGCTCGACTTCAGCGACCTCGACGAGATCAAGCGCACCGCCGAGTACTGCAACCAGCTCAAGGTGCACGAGCGCAGCCCCTGGGCCGGCGACCTCGTCTACACGGCCTTCAGCGGATCGCATCAGGACGCCATCAAGAAGGGCTTCGAGGCGATGGATGCCCGTGCCGCGGCCGAGGGCGTCGGCGTCGACGACCTCGTGTGGGCGGTGCCGTACCTGCCCGTCGACCCCAAGGATCTCGGCCGCTCGTACGAGGCCGTCATCCGCGTCAACTCGCAGTCGGGCAAGGGCGGCGTGGCCTACCTGCTCAAGACCGACCACAAGCTCGACCTGCCGCGCAAGCTGCAGATCGAGTTCAGCGGCGTCGTGCAGGCGAAGACCGACGCCGAGGGCGGCGAGGTCACCTCGGAGCAGATCTGGGAGATCTTCCAGGACGAGTACCTGCCCGCCGCCTCCGCCGACGAGAAGTGGGGCCGCTTCGAGCTGCTCTCGACCCGCACCGCGTCGGACATGACGGGGGAGGTGCGCCTCGACGCGACGCTGCGCGACGGCGAGTCGATCGACGGCGTCACGGCGACCGGCAACGGGCCCATCGCCGCCTTCCTCTCGATCATGCAGGAGGAGGGCATCAGCATCCGCCTCTTCGACTACGTCGAGCACGCCCTCAGCGCCGGCGGGGATGCCCTCGCGGCGTCGTACGTCGAGCTCGAGGTCGACGGCCGCACCCTCTGGGGCGTGGGCATCGACGCGGACATCTCGACGGCCTCGCTCAAGGCCGTCGTCTCGGCGGTCAACCGGGCGATCCGGCTCGAGGCGCCCGACCGCGAGCTCGTCGAGGCGTAG
- the nadC gene encoding carboxylating nicotinate-nucleotide diphosphorylase, producing the protein MTAAPAPIGPRPGDADPPLAAVEQIVALALAEDAPWGDLSSEASTPASATATARLVSRVDGVLAGGLALATAFRRADPRIEVRLLLADGAPLAPGADVAVVEGPARGILTGERVALNLAQRLSGVATLTRAYVDAVAGTGARIVDTRKTTPGLRVLEKAAVRAGGAHNHRHSLSDAVMLKDNHLAVLAAEGLGVAEAIRAVRSRIPHTTTLEVEVDRLDQLDAVLEGGADIILLDNFAPSDILTAVAQIDGRALIEASGGVTLGTVRAIAETGVDIISVGALTHSAPALDLGLDIAVR; encoded by the coding sequence ATGACCGCAGCCCCCGCCCCGATCGGCCCCCGCCCCGGCGACGCCGACCCGCCCCTCGCCGCGGTCGAGCAGATCGTCGCCCTGGCCCTCGCCGAGGACGCCCCCTGGGGCGACCTGTCGAGCGAGGCCTCGACCCCGGCGTCGGCGACCGCGACCGCGCGGCTCGTCAGCCGCGTCGACGGGGTGCTCGCGGGCGGGCTCGCGCTCGCCACCGCGTTCCGACGGGCCGACCCCCGCATCGAGGTGCGCCTGCTGCTCGCCGACGGCGCGCCGCTCGCCCCCGGAGCCGACGTCGCCGTCGTCGAGGGCCCGGCCCGGGGCATCCTCACCGGCGAGCGCGTCGCGCTCAACCTCGCCCAGCGCCTCTCCGGCGTGGCGACGCTCACGCGCGCGTACGTCGACGCCGTCGCGGGCACGGGGGCCCGCATCGTCGACACCCGCAAGACGACCCCCGGCCTGCGCGTGCTCGAGAAGGCGGCGGTGCGGGCGGGCGGCGCGCACAACCACCGGCACTCGCTCTCGGACGCGGTCATGCTGAAGGACAACCACCTCGCCGTGCTCGCGGCCGAGGGGCTCGGCGTGGCCGAGGCGATCCGCGCGGTGCGCAGCCGCATCCCGCACACCACGACGCTCGAGGTCGAGGTCGACCGCCTGGACCAGCTCGACGCGGTGCTCGAGGGCGGCGCCGACATCATCCTGCTCGACAACTTCGCGCCCTCCGACATCCTCACCGCGGTCGCGCAGATCGACGGCCGGGCCCTCATCGAGGCCAGCGGGGGAGTGACCCTCGGCACCGTGCGCGCGATCGCCGAGACCGGCGTCGACATCATCTCGGTCGGCGCGCTCACCCACTCCGCCCCGGCGCTCGACCTCGGGCTCGACATCGCCGTGCGATGA